One Pseudoalteromonas sp. UG3-2 DNA window includes the following coding sequences:
- a CDS encoding DUF3015 family protein, with the protein MLKATLSAAVLAGAFLAAPAQAQNINPWQQCGIGAIIFPENGAAAAISNIIWDLGTTAVSTNISSQESCAGANVKTAMFIQQTFPVLEQEIAQGEGEYVAAMLNVRGCDATAHADIVTAIRNDYAQKPATDAQSLYNIVESKVTSQFAANCSAI; encoded by the coding sequence CAGGCGCTTTCTTAGCGGCTCCAGCTCAAGCTCAAAACATCAACCCTTGGCAACAATGTGGTATCGGCGCAATAATCTTTCCAGAGAATGGTGCAGCAGCTGCAATCTCAAATATTATTTGGGACCTTGGTACAACAGCTGTATCAACCAATATCTCTTCGCAAGAATCTTGTGCTGGTGCAAATGTGAAAACAGCCATGTTTATTCAACAAACGTTCCCGGTTCTTGAACAAGAAATTGCTCAGGGTGAAGGTGAGTACGTTGCAGCTATGCTGAACGTACGTGGCTGTGATGCAACTGCACACGCAGATATTGTGACAGCGATCCGTAATGATTACGCCCAAAAACCAGCGACTGATGCACAATCGCTGTACAACATTGTTGAAAGCAAAGTAACTAGCCAATTTGCTGCTAATTGCTCTGCTATCTAA
- a CDS encoding Lnb N-terminal periplasmic domain-containing protein, protein MLRLFLLTALVLLVHTTAWAKPNYIQLAKHPTWLKLGHYKAPLFNKSYVTSDHFFLAKNGHTNPHAELLATVTEFNQHPQSQCRFPARYQWLSAQGITFTAVKSACPDLTQWRDAQKIQSVSLVFASGYMSNPASLYGHMLLKLNRATEKHSKLLDYSINYGALVPDNENGLVYIAKGLFGGYQAGFSDQLFYRHRHNYGEVELRDLWEYQLNLTDAEVQLISNHIWELMGTDYTYYFADENCAYHIARVIELVVGDKLTPNLSPWVIPVTIFSNLAQSQHHGESLIKEVQFTPSRSSVFYQLQQQLSPKESEFAQRIYAQKSLLESAGFNSLPLSSKKRIIEVLFEFVQLQQLKKHRPEHNQTLKQALIASRLTLPPGNELSAKQYQQSAPHKAQKPSSYSLSGASTNHTRFAKAGFRLSYFDSLASDIARVPFSNLEMLDVEVAIKDSTIYLDKLHILDLESFNPAYTDWPNDGGWAWQLSAGFERDRSSCNQCSNTFIAGGVGKSLLFNNDKTLFYGFVNGYMGELANTSHHLEGSVEIGMLTDIYRGVKLRASIERPYEHATIDRKVEVVMPIHQDLDIRFAYQRKQQTLWQLKINYYWD, encoded by the coding sequence ATGCTGCGACTATTCCTATTAACTGCCTTAGTATTACTAGTTCACACTACCGCGTGGGCTAAACCTAACTATATACAGCTTGCCAAACACCCTACTTGGTTAAAGTTAGGCCACTATAAAGCCCCTTTATTCAATAAAAGTTACGTCACCAGTGATCACTTTTTCCTTGCAAAGAATGGCCACACCAACCCCCACGCCGAATTACTCGCAACGGTTACCGAATTTAATCAACATCCCCAGAGCCAGTGTCGCTTTCCAGCTAGATACCAATGGCTTAGTGCACAGGGGATAACATTTACTGCAGTTAAGTCAGCATGCCCTGATTTAACACAGTGGCGAGACGCACAGAAAATACAATCTGTCAGTTTAGTTTTTGCTTCAGGGTACATGAGTAACCCAGCTTCTTTGTATGGCCACATGTTGTTGAAATTAAACCGCGCCACAGAAAAACACAGTAAGCTTCTGGATTACAGTATAAATTATGGTGCTTTGGTCCCTGACAATGAAAATGGTTTGGTGTACATCGCCAAAGGCTTATTTGGTGGCTATCAGGCAGGCTTTTCCGATCAGCTATTTTATCGTCATCGTCATAATTATGGTGAAGTTGAGCTAAGGGACTTATGGGAGTACCAGCTCAACCTTACAGATGCTGAAGTACAGTTAATTAGTAACCATATTTGGGAGCTGATGGGAACAGACTATACTTATTACTTTGCTGATGAAAACTGTGCCTATCACATTGCCCGAGTCATTGAATTGGTGGTCGGAGATAAACTCACACCAAACCTATCACCTTGGGTGATCCCAGTCACTATTTTTTCCAATTTAGCTCAAAGCCAACATCATGGTGAGTCATTAATTAAAGAAGTGCAGTTCACACCATCAAGAAGTAGCGTTTTTTATCAACTACAGCAACAGCTAAGCCCAAAAGAAAGCGAATTCGCCCAACGCATATATGCACAAAAATCGCTACTAGAAAGCGCAGGATTTAACTCATTGCCACTTAGCAGCAAAAAAAGAATCATTGAAGTTTTATTTGAGTTTGTACAGTTACAGCAGCTAAAAAAGCACCGACCAGAGCATAATCAAACGTTAAAACAAGCGCTCATTGCATCACGATTGACACTGCCTCCAGGTAACGAGCTTAGCGCTAAGCAATATCAGCAAAGCGCTCCACATAAGGCACAAAAGCCATCAAGCTATTCACTTTCGGGAGCATCGACAAACCATACAAGATTCGCCAAAGCAGGCTTTAGGCTGAGTTATTTCGACTCCTTAGCCAGTGATATTGCCAGAGTCCCTTTTTCCAATTTAGAAATGCTCGATGTCGAAGTTGCGATAAAAGACTCTACAATCTATTTAGATAAGCTTCATATTCTTGATTTAGAGTCATTTAACCCAGCTTACACTGATTGGCCTAATGATGGCGGTTGGGCTTGGCAGCTAAGTGCCGGCTTTGAACGCGATAGATCAAGCTGTAACCAATGTAGCAATACTTTCATTGCTGGCGGTGTCGGCAAATCACTGCTTTTCAACAACGACAAAACCCTCTTTTATGGCTTTGTGAATGGTTACATGGGAGAGCTTGCCAACACCTCGCATCACCTTGAGGGGAGCGTAGAAATTGGTATGCTCACTGATATCTATCGTGGAGTGAAGCTAAGAGCAAGTATTGAGCGTCCATACGAACATGCAACAATAGATAGAAAAGTTGAAGTTGTCATGCCAATACATCAAGACTTAGATATTCGCTTTGCTTATCAACGCAAACAACAAACGCTTTGGCAGTTAAAGATTAACTACTACTGGGATTAA
- a CDS encoding ion transporter, protein MSKLTALVEAQFFQNFLVAVILFNAVTLGIETTQFGKDNAALLHKIDLVVLIIFSLELLLKLVVYRLRFFKSGWNCFDFIIVAISWAPSSGALSVLRAFRILRVLRLFSVVPQMRRVIGALGHSLPGMASVVGVLGIVFYVSAVLTTKLFGQHPDPNMQEWFGSISASAYTLFQVMTLESWSMGIVRPTMELFPHSWLFFVPFIIVTSFAVLNLFIGIIVDAMQTMHEEEGKPDQVFVTRQDIARVEAKLDELLKREQQ, encoded by the coding sequence ATGTCAAAATTAACTGCACTGGTTGAAGCGCAGTTTTTTCAAAACTTTTTAGTTGCCGTAATCTTATTTAATGCGGTTACTTTGGGCATAGAAACCACCCAGTTTGGTAAAGACAATGCAGCCCTTTTGCATAAGATTGATTTGGTGGTGTTAATTATTTTTAGTTTAGAGCTGCTGTTAAAACTGGTTGTCTATCGGTTGCGGTTTTTTAAGTCGGGCTGGAATTGCTTTGACTTTATTATTGTTGCCATTTCTTGGGCACCGTCGAGCGGTGCGCTTTCAGTGCTTCGTGCCTTTCGAATTTTACGGGTGTTACGGCTATTTTCTGTGGTGCCGCAAATGCGCAGAGTCATTGGCGCGCTTGGCCACTCGCTACCGGGCATGGCCTCGGTAGTTGGGGTATTGGGGATCGTGTTTTATGTTTCGGCGGTACTCACCACTAAGCTGTTTGGTCAACACCCCGACCCCAACATGCAAGAATGGTTTGGTAGCATCAGTGCCTCTGCCTACACCCTCTTTCAAGTAATGACCTTAGAGAGCTGGTCTATGGGCATTGTGCGCCCAACCATGGAGCTGTTCCCGCACTCGTGGCTGTTTTTTGTGCCATTTATTATTGTCACCAGCTTTGCGGTGCTTAACCTCTTTATTGGTATTATTGTCGATGCCATGCAAACCATGCATGAGGAAGAGGGCAAACCCGATCAAGTGTTTGTTACTCGGCAAGACATTGCTCGAGTCGAAGCCAAGCTCGATGAATTACTTAAACGCGAACAACAATAA
- a CDS encoding DUF6172 family protein translates to MKKTFELTHPKIKLARRVDAVKHELKKYLKRERNKTLPAGADYWDFDCKFGNTEAEAEPVHVSQLNKLIDKTQQEERTSFYVEILAKPAVRKSNLGEADEE, encoded by the coding sequence ATGAAAAAAACATTTGAACTCACTCACCCTAAAATTAAACTCGCAAGACGTGTTGACGCCGTTAAGCATGAGCTGAAAAAGTACTTAAAGCGTGAGCGCAATAAAACCTTACCAGCTGGCGCTGATTACTGGGACTTTGATTGCAAGTTTGGCAACACAGAAGCCGAAGCCGAGCCGGTGCACGTATCGCAGCTTAATAAACTAATTGATAAAACCCAGCAAGAAGAGCGCACCAGTTTCTATGTTGAAATTTTAGCTAAACCAGCAGTAAGAAAAAGCAACCTTGGCGAAGCTGACGAAGAGTAA
- a CDS encoding CsgG/HfaB family protein, translated as MALALGTCAFLSACATTSSQVIETPKVASYNTQYTGEKSKLVVGNFVNRSSFQNGIFSSGEDKLGNQAKTTLMSHLQQTNRFRILDRANLELLAQEAQHAGTTQSIAGAKYVVTGDVTEFGRKAIGDKQLFGILGKGKSQIAYAKVTLNVVNVSTSEVVYSVQGAGEYSLSEREVIGFGSTASYDSTLNGKVLDLAIREVVNKLVNGLETGAWTN; from the coding sequence ATGGCTTTGGCATTAGGCACTTGTGCTTTTTTAAGCGCGTGTGCCACCACCTCTTCACAAGTGATAGAAACACCGAAAGTGGCAAGTTACAACACCCAATATACAGGGGAGAAAAGTAAGCTTGTGGTAGGTAACTTTGTCAACCGTTCAAGCTTCCAAAATGGTATTTTTTCCAGCGGTGAAGACAAGCTTGGCAACCAAGCCAAAACCACCTTGATGAGTCACTTGCAGCAAACTAACCGCTTTAGAATATTAGATAGAGCCAACCTAGAGCTACTGGCACAAGAAGCACAACACGCTGGTACCACGCAAAGCATTGCCGGTGCTAAGTATGTTGTTACTGGTGATGTTACCGAGTTTGGTCGTAAAGCCATTGGCGACAAACAGCTATTTGGCATTTTGGGCAAAGGCAAGTCGCAAATAGCTTATGCCAAAGTCACCCTGAATGTGGTGAATGTCAGTACCTCAGAGGTGGTTTACTCCGTTCAAGGTGCTGGCGAATATAGCCTGTCTGAACGTGAAGTGATCGGTTTTGGTAGCACAGCAAGTTATGACTCAACTCTCAATGGCAAAGTGCTCGATTTAGCCATAAGAGAGGTAGTAAATAAATTAGTGAACGGTCTTGAGACTGGCGCGTGGACAAACTAA
- a CDS encoding DUF4810 domain-containing protein, with translation MKKSLLVLLAIMVLAGCETTAPLYYHGQYNTAVYSYFKAEDVTLEEQIGVLQELIETAAANSKHVAPGVHAHLGMLYFETGNAALGKQHFETEMALFPESKHYISFLLKSAGV, from the coding sequence ATGAAAAAGTCCCTCTTGGTCCTGTTAGCCATTATGGTTTTAGCTGGCTGTGAAACCACAGCCCCGCTTTACTATCATGGTCAATATAACACCGCAGTGTATAGTTACTTTAAAGCAGAAGATGTCACCCTCGAAGAGCAAATTGGGGTGTTGCAAGAGCTCATTGAAACCGCCGCAGCAAACAGCAAACACGTAGCGCCAGGGGTGCATGCTCACCTCGGCATGCTTTATTTTGAAACGGGTAATGCCGCCTTGGGTAAACAACACTTTGAAACAGAAATGGCGTTGTTTCCCGAGTCTAAGCACTACATCTCGTTTTTATTAAAGTCTGCAGGAGTGTAA
- a CDS encoding DUF799 domain-containing protein — MRQILFTLLLSVLVTGCVSTPEGHDYSAFRAADPHSILVLPPVNNTPEVIAPYSLMAQIYRPIAESGYYVFPAAVVAQTFKNNGLTVASDTHAVPVAKLHEIFAADAALYITIEEYGTSYVVISSETRVTASATLVDLRSGTVLWQGKATASSAETQDNSDSGLLGMLVEAALTQVLESVSDKGFDIAAITANRLLSSETHNGLLHGPRSPKYGQPAKSEKAK; from the coding sequence ATGCGCCAGATACTATTCACTTTACTACTATCGGTACTGGTTACAGGTTGTGTTAGCACCCCTGAAGGCCATGATTACTCTGCGTTCCGAGCTGCAGATCCGCACTCCATCTTGGTGCTACCTCCGGTGAATAATACCCCGGAAGTAATTGCTCCTTACAGTTTAATGGCACAAATATACCGTCCAATTGCGGAGTCGGGCTACTACGTATTCCCAGCAGCAGTAGTGGCACAAACCTTTAAAAACAATGGTCTTACGGTAGCTAGCGATACCCATGCCGTACCAGTGGCTAAGCTGCATGAAATCTTTGCTGCTGATGCCGCGCTTTATATCACCATCGAAGAATATGGCACCAGCTATGTGGTGATTTCGAGCGAAACCAGAGTCACCGCCTCCGCTACACTCGTTGATCTTAGGTCTGGCACAGTGCTATGGCAAGGTAAAGCCACAGCTTCATCAGCGGAAACCCAAGATAACAGTGATAGTGGATTGCTTGGAATGCTCGTTGAAGCAGCCCTAACGCAAGTGCTGGAAAGCGTTTCCGATAAAGGCTTTGATATTGCCGCCATTACGGCCAACCGACTACTCTCATCAGAAACACATAACGGCTTACTTCACGGCCCACGTTCACCCAAATATGGTCAGCCTGCGAAAAGTGAAAAAGCCAAATAA
- a CDS encoding SDR family oxidoreductase has translation MMKTLIIGASGQIGKMTTEKMLKKGHDVVALVRDKAKLADINSEQLRIVEQDLEGDFSAAFDNVEQVIFSAGSGASTGPDKTLLIDLWAAVKAIDYAVKAGVKHFIMVSSIGADNPDQIEGDIKPYLVAKHMADQHLQQSILNYTLVRPGSLQNEPATGGYTTTWPEQREHAVINRENVAEALVYLAEQHPENLTFELFNGEQSLEQALTK, from the coding sequence ATTATGAAGACCTTAATTATTGGTGCAAGCGGTCAAATTGGTAAAATGACCACCGAAAAAATGCTTAAAAAGGGGCACGATGTGGTGGCATTGGTACGCGACAAAGCTAAGCTTGCCGATATCAACTCAGAACAGCTACGCATTGTTGAACAAGATTTAGAGGGCGATTTTAGCGCCGCCTTTGATAACGTTGAGCAAGTGATTTTTAGCGCCGGCTCTGGCGCCAGCACGGGTCCAGATAAAACCTTATTGATTGATTTATGGGCTGCGGTTAAGGCCATTGATTACGCCGTAAAAGCCGGTGTAAAACATTTTATTATGGTCAGCTCCATTGGCGCCGATAACCCAGATCAAATAGAGGGCGACATCAAGCCTTACTTGGTGGCAAAACACATGGCCGACCAACACTTGCAACAGAGTATTTTAAACTACACCCTAGTACGCCCTGGTAGCTTGCAGAATGAGCCAGCTACAGGTGGCTATACCACCACTTGGCCAGAGCAAAGAGAGCACGCTGTAATTAACCGTGAAAACGTAGCCGAGGCACTGGTGTATTTAGCTGAGCAACACCCAGAAAACCTCACCTTTGAGCTCTTTAATGGTGAGCAGTCTCTTGAACAGGCACTTACTAAATAA
- a CDS encoding fatty acid desaturase, with translation MSTVTAKQNIKAIVTAIKAEEQALRARYPILHWQNGIAMVILLLSLGALIGVAALYYFALIPAWLCIILAALITSVSHELEHDLIHKQYFSHRPFIHNFMMLVVWLMRPNTVNPWYRRKIHLHHHKVSGTEQDIEERLVGNGIKSLWLRGLVIVDGLLGLLINAKRFSQEIHGFRFLQVFNAGFPITTAYFATLYGVIAYHALQWLHPFAVPQWGAELLALAEFLMVVLIVPNMLRSASLNLVTSSMHYYGGVSNVLEQTHVLTSRWFVPFQLFCFDFGRTHTIHHFVPNQPFYIRQWISKKIRPVMAEHGVRFNDLESIRHANQYPAATPINQTDKVVLVKE, from the coding sequence ATGTCGACAGTAACCGCAAAACAGAACATAAAAGCGATAGTGACCGCGATTAAAGCAGAAGAGCAAGCGCTTAGGGCACGTTACCCCATATTACATTGGCAAAATGGCATTGCCATGGTGATCTTGCTGTTGTCGCTTGGCGCACTGATTGGCGTGGCTGCGCTTTACTATTTTGCGCTTATTCCGGCTTGGTTATGTATTATTTTAGCGGCTTTGATCACTTCCGTTTCTCATGAACTTGAGCACGACCTTATCCATAAACAGTACTTTAGTCACCGGCCATTTATCCATAATTTTATGATGCTGGTGGTGTGGTTAATGCGGCCAAATACGGTGAACCCTTGGTATCGCAGAAAAATACACCTGCACCACCATAAAGTCTCTGGTACCGAGCAAGATATAGAAGAGCGCTTAGTGGGTAATGGCATTAAGTCGCTTTGGTTACGGGGGCTGGTCATTGTTGATGGGCTGCTCGGCTTATTAATAAATGCTAAGCGTTTTAGTCAAGAAATTCATGGCTTTCGCTTTTTACAGGTGTTTAATGCTGGTTTTCCAATCACCACGGCGTATTTTGCCACTTTGTATGGCGTGATTGCTTACCATGCGCTGCAGTGGCTGCACCCTTTTGCTGTGCCACAGTGGGGAGCCGAATTACTGGCGCTGGCTGAGTTTTTAATGGTGGTGCTGATTGTGCCCAATATGCTCCGTTCGGCGTCTTTGAATTTGGTCACCTCTTCAATGCATTACTATGGTGGTGTGAGCAATGTGTTAGAGCAAACCCATGTGCTCACTAGCCGCTGGTTTGTGCCATTTCAGCTGTTTTGTTTTGATTTTGGTCGTACTCATACCATCCATCATTTTGTGCCTAACCAACCCTTTTATATTCGCCAATGGATCAGTAAAAAAATACGCCCGGTTATGGCCGAGCATGGCGTGCGTTTTAATGACCTTGAAAGTATACGGCATGCAAATCAGTACCCAGCGGCAACGCCTATTAATCAAACTGATAAGGTGGTCTTGGTAAAAGAGTAG
- a CDS encoding acyl-CoA thioesterase has product MQEFFDKFAITTKINVVWGEMDALGHVNNVSYFRYFETARIDFLTQTGLLSVLSEPTHSPVLRDTYAQYKRPVTFPDILHIGSYITDIKEDRFTMRYEAYSESQQAICTTGYANVVMFNMKTGQKAPIPDNMLSILKQYEIENNQ; this is encoded by the coding sequence ATGCAGGAATTTTTCGATAAGTTTGCAATTACCACCAAAATTAACGTGGTGTGGGGCGAAATGGATGCCTTAGGGCACGTCAATAATGTCTCGTACTTTCGTTATTTTGAAACCGCGCGAATCGATTTTTTAACCCAAACAGGATTACTTTCTGTTTTATCAGAGCCCACCCATAGCCCCGTATTGCGCGATACTTATGCGCAGTACAAACGCCCGGTGACGTTTCCAGATATCTTACATATTGGCTCGTACATTACCGATATTAAAGAAGACCGTTTTACTATGCGCTACGAGGCATATAGTGAGTCGCAGCAAGCGATTTGCACAACGGGCTATGCCAATGTGGTGATGTTTAATATGAAAACGGGGCAAAAGGCGCCTATTCCTGACAATATGTTGAGCATTTTAAAGCAATATGAAATAGAGAATAATCAATAA
- a CDS encoding tellurite resistance TerB family protein: MEFIIGLLVIYLIYRLFKGNSKPSTHNSSPKITPQPFSEKTKVPESRTSSPSIAVGSSSISVSSTSNHTYLDDDDDFATFTIHTSFGREPEKTTNKQKGRWISEDEQLSVNGRQLAKGFFYFGGVMNSLDGYGIEPSLVDDKRPASSPAVDSEIYSDESLGYWPTYASLSKGCRGAYLDWLASDRSNPNTPIGYVFIYFYGFERRVIENKSNNQISDEEYIAIFEEVLRLNSVFNANRSFRGYSANFLELMALQKPALFEDRLSDIPETNNALSFKVKLATTVANGKPVTAPLALEWLKNTFEYSLKTPARRCEEEFSQLFQIRFSDKFGEGISVKPNKTKLRLSYNAASNGVHGVDLELGDLPDPSILKGPIKKLIPIAEQCTEELNSYSRYLGKADTSRNDIAALMLLPKELANEENSPVIETFKSWANQIISSNNGLTKVKDFWTHTGTPLPKAFNKKENELVANLAAKAEIGIAPDQRFHHAKLKIDDNIVLFSPGHGEFFEPSSAFNQVSLAIRLGAMVATIDGTVDQHEKIALQTLINHDDKLSPSEKNSLNAYLTWRLNAPVNNTGLKARIEKLGVPQVEFLKRFMLSIALADGRIDASEIKQIEKLYTSLGLDKSLVTSDIHAFTSSKQPISATSKGASIDKSTFQLDEGILAMHESDTNDAKIMLESIFAVDEEAELGVSPTADINEEGLDSPYKELFETLIAKESWPRKEVHELCSKLNIMVDGALETINDWAYDKVDAPILDDDGDIYVDLEIVEELKG, from the coding sequence ATGGAATTTATTATTGGGTTATTAGTAATTTATTTGATTTATAGATTATTTAAAGGTAACAGTAAACCTTCTACACACAATTCTTCCCCAAAAATAACTCCCCAACCTTTCTCTGAAAAAACAAAGGTCCCTGAAAGTAGAACCTCATCCCCCAGCATTGCAGTAGGATCTTCCAGCATAAGTGTATCCAGTACATCTAATCATACTTATTTAGACGATGATGATGACTTTGCTACTTTTACTATTCATACAAGCTTTGGCCGAGAGCCAGAAAAAACAACGAACAAGCAAAAAGGTCGATGGATAAGTGAAGATGAACAACTTTCTGTTAATGGAAGACAGTTAGCAAAAGGCTTTTTCTACTTTGGCGGAGTAATGAATTCACTAGATGGGTACGGTATAGAGCCATCTCTAGTGGATGATAAACGCCCAGCTTCAAGTCCCGCTGTAGATTCAGAGATATACTCTGATGAATCCTTAGGGTACTGGCCAACTTACGCATCTTTATCTAAAGGCTGTAGAGGCGCTTACCTAGATTGGCTCGCCTCTGATCGCTCAAACCCCAATACGCCAATTGGTTATGTCTTCATCTACTTTTACGGGTTTGAGAGAAGAGTCATCGAAAACAAATCTAACAATCAAATATCTGATGAAGAGTACATAGCAATATTTGAAGAAGTGTTGCGTCTCAATAGCGTTTTCAACGCAAATCGTTCATTCAGAGGATATTCTGCTAATTTTCTCGAACTAATGGCACTTCAAAAACCCGCCTTATTTGAAGATAGATTGTCAGATATACCAGAAACTAATAATGCATTATCATTCAAAGTCAAACTTGCAACAACTGTAGCCAATGGAAAGCCTGTAACAGCTCCCTTAGCTTTAGAGTGGCTAAAAAATACATTCGAGTATTCCCTAAAAACTCCCGCCCGTAGATGTGAAGAAGAGTTTAGCCAGCTTTTCCAAATTAGATTTTCTGATAAGTTTGGCGAAGGAATTTCCGTAAAACCCAATAAAACTAAACTGCGACTTTCATACAATGCAGCAAGTAATGGTGTGCATGGGGTTGATTTGGAGTTGGGTGACTTACCAGATCCAAGTATTCTCAAAGGCCCAATTAAAAAGCTCATTCCTATCGCCGAACAATGTACGGAAGAGTTGAACAGCTATAGCCGTTACTTAGGAAAAGCTGATACCTCAAGGAATGATATTGCAGCGTTAATGTTATTACCTAAAGAACTGGCAAACGAAGAAAATTCACCAGTTATAGAAACGTTCAAGTCTTGGGCCAATCAGATAATTAGCTCAAATAATGGACTAACCAAAGTCAAGGACTTCTGGACTCATACAGGTACACCTCTCCCTAAGGCGTTTAACAAAAAAGAAAATGAACTAGTCGCCAACTTGGCTGCTAAGGCTGAAATAGGTATTGCACCAGACCAACGTTTTCATCATGCAAAACTGAAAATCGATGACAACATTGTGCTCTTCTCTCCGGGCCATGGAGAGTTTTTTGAGCCAAGCTCGGCATTCAACCAAGTAAGTTTAGCAATTAGGTTAGGGGCAATGGTCGCAACGATAGACGGTACTGTAGATCAGCATGAGAAAATCGCCTTACAAACGTTGATAAACCACGATGACAAACTCTCACCTTCTGAAAAGAACTCGTTAAATGCATATTTAACTTGGCGTCTAAATGCCCCTGTAAATAATACCGGCTTGAAAGCTAGGATTGAAAAACTCGGCGTTCCTCAGGTGGAATTCTTGAAAAGATTCATGCTTTCCATCGCTCTTGCTGATGGAAGGATCGATGCTTCTGAAATTAAGCAAATTGAAAAGTTATATACCTCGTTAGGCTTAGATAAATCACTCGTTACAAGTGACATTCATGCGTTTACCTCCAGTAAACAACCTATCTCAGCCACATCTAAAGGCGCTTCAATTGATAAAAGTACCTTTCAGTTGGATGAAGGTATTCTGGCTATGCATGAAAGTGACACCAACGATGCAAAGATTATGCTGGAGAGTATATTTGCCGTTGATGAAGAAGCTGAACTGGGAGTGAGCCCCACAGCTGATATCAATGAAGAAGGCTTAGATAGTCCTTACAAAGAACTTTTTGAAACTTTGATAGCTAAAGAGTCGTGGCCACGTAAAGAAGTTCATGAACTGTGCAGCAAACTAAACATAATGGTTGATGGCGCATTAGAAACTATTAATGACTGGGCTTATGACAAAGTCGATGCGCCAATTCTAGATGACGATGGTGATATCTATGTCGATCTAGAAATCGTAGAAGAATTGAAGGGATAA